The proteins below are encoded in one region of Lactuca sativa cultivar Salinas chromosome 3, Lsat_Salinas_v11, whole genome shotgun sequence:
- the LOC111915411 gene encoding pollen-specific leucine-rich repeat extensin-like protein 2 codes for MQAALDKVDKPAKRGKKAVVKQEATEEPSSKPTKSKKRKTDKGDSSTPKKVKKMARRKLTPSPSHSELKDEQSAGDDDEEQHEGSPWGNIPPHPPTPVDIVDNYVPTPPLSPPKTTVQVTIAPPSPSSSPHVSTIASPPPVSSTPVTTAPLPPPIFSNATFTTTLIITSTIDSSVNINTSDVGAKTEEPPKVTTEPFPQLLLVILI; via the coding sequence ATGCAAGCTGCATTAGATAAGGTGGACAAACCTGCTAAACGAGGGAAGAAAGCTGTTGTTAAGCAAGAAGCAACCGAAGAGCCCTCTTCCAAACCCACTAAGTCAAAGAAAAGGAAAACTGACAAGGGTGATTCCTCTACTCCAAAGAAAGTCAAGAAAATGGCTCGCAGAAAACTCACTCCTTCACCTTCACATTCAGAACTGAAGGATGAGCAGTCTGCAGGTGACGATGACGAAGAGCAACATGAAGGTTCACCTTGGGGTAATATACCTCCTCATCCTCCAACTCCGGTGGATATTGTTGATAATTATGTTCCAACACCCCCTCTATCTCCACCCAAGACAACAGTTCAGGTTACTATTGCTCCTCCATCCCCATCTTCATCACCACATGTTTCTACTATTGCTTCACCACCGCCTGTCAGTTCTACTCCCGTCACCACTGCCCCATTACCACCTCCTATTTTCTCCAACGCAACCTTCACCACTACACTTATCATCACTTCTACCATAGATTCTTCTGTCAACATCAACACATCTGATGTGGGGGCGAAGACTGAAGAACCTCCTAAAGTCACAACCGAGCCCTTTCCACAACTCCTTCTAGTGATTCTAATCTAG